A window from Setaria italica strain Yugu1 chromosome VIII, Setaria_italica_v2.0, whole genome shotgun sequence encodes these proteins:
- the LOC111258199 gene encoding uncharacterized protein LOC111258199, with amino-acid sequence MDRQWMYNADRRSKVFIDGLHYFLEVAKANKPENGFVCCPCFQCNNRKEYSKDSWGTIHSHLFKYGFMPNYLVWTKHGELGVVMEDGEEEEEDDTIPDWVAGQTFAGTTMGEADEDEFAENDPTDDLGQVIRDAYRDCETEKEAAKLQRMIDDHQKLXXXXXXXXXXXXXXXXXXXXXXXXXXXXXXXXXXLGTTLEFVQWKAKNGVSDKAFQGMLNIVKKILPENNELPSTTYEAKQIICPLGLDVQKIHACPNDCILYRGDEYEKLDACPVCEAMRYKIRRDDPGDVEGQSPKKRVPAKVMWYFPIIPRLKRLFRNKANAKLMRWHKEDRKEDEMLRHPADGAQWRSIDRTFPDFESEARNIRKKVYVQHRQHVLRKSGMHFKGTPDHRKKPAHRNGKRVFEMMKDVYVVFGKGLGSQPVPNDDNGHAPMWKKKSIFWELPYWKILEVRNAIDVMHLTKNLCVNVLGFMGVYGTSKDILEARQDLKAMGQRDDLHP; translated from the exons atggatcggcaatggatgtataatgcagacaggcggagcaaggtgtttattgatggcttgcattattttctcgaagtggcaaaagcgaacaagccagagaatgggttcgtatgttgtccatgcttccaatgcaataacaggaaggagtattcaaaggattcctgggggactattcacagccacttgtttaaatacggtttcatgcctaactatttggtttggaccaagcacggtgaactaggggttgtaatggaagatggcgaggaggaggaggaagatgacaccattccggactgggttgcaggccaaacttttgcaggtactacaatgggcgaggctgatgaagatgagtttgcagaaaatgaccctactgatgaccttggtcaggtgatacgagatgcatacagagattgcgaaactgagaaggaagcagcaaagttgcagcgcatgatagatgatcaccaaaaattgttNNNNNNNNNNNNNNNNNNNNNNNNNNNNNNNNNNNNNNNNNNNNNNNNNNNNNNNNNNNNNNNNNNNNNNNNNNNNNNNNNNNNNNNNNNNNNNNNNNNNCTAGGTACGAccctagaatttgtgcaatggaaggcaaaaaatggtgtgtccgataaggcatttcaggggatgttgaacattgtcaagaagattctccccgagaataatgaattaccgtccacaacatatgaagctaaacagattatttgccctctcggattggatgttcagaagatacacgcatgccctaatgactgtatcctctatcgtggtgatgaatacgagaaattggatgcttgtcccgtctgcgaagccatgcggtataagatcaggcgagatgatcctggtgatgtcgaggggcagtctcccaagaagagagttcccgcgaaggtgatgtggtatttccctataataccacgcttgaagcgcttgttcaggaacaaggcgaatgctaagttgatgcgatggcacaaagaagaccgtaaggaagatgagatgctgagacaccccgcagatggggcacagtggagatcaattgatagaacgttcccagactttgaaagtgaagcaagaaacataag gaagaaggtgtacgt acaacacagacagcatgtactgagaaagagcgggatgcatttcaaagggacgccagaccatcgtaaaaaacctgcacaccgtaatggaaagcgtgtgttcgagatgatgaaggatgtatatgtagtcttcggaaagggacttggtagccaacctgttccgaacgacgataacggacatgcacccatgtggaagaaaaagtcaatattttgggagctaccttattggaaaatcctagaggttcgcaacgcaatagacgtgatgcacctgacgaagaatctttgcgtgaacgtgctaggcttcatgggtgtttatggaacctcaaaagatatattggaagcacgacaggacctgaaagccatggggcaacgagatgacctacatccg